In the genome of Phacochoerus africanus isolate WHEZ1 chromosome 10, ROS_Pafr_v1, whole genome shotgun sequence, one region contains:
- the CXCL8 gene encoding interleukin-8 isoform X1, whose amino-acid sequence MTSKLAVAFLAVFLLSAALCEAAVLARVSAELRCQCINTHSTPFHPKFIKELRVIESGPHCENSEIIVKLVNGKEVCLDPKEKWVQKVVQIFLKRTEKQQQQQ is encoded by the exons ATGACTTCCAAACTGGCTGTTGCCTTCTTGGCAGTTTTCCTGCTTTCTGCAGCTCTCTGTGAGG ctgcagttctggcAAGAGTAAGTGCAGAACTTCGATGCCAGTGCATAAATACGCATTCCACACCTTTCCACCCCAAATTTATCAAGGAACTGAGAGTGATTGAGAGTGGACCCCACTGTGAAAATTCAGAAATCAT TGTTAAGCTTGTCAATGGAAAAGAGGTCTGCCTGGACCCCAAGGAAAAGTGGGTGCAGAAGGTTGTACAGATATTTTTGAAGag aaccgagaagcaacaacaacagcagtaa
- the CXCL8 gene encoding interleukin-8 isoform X2, whose amino-acid sequence MTSKLAVAFLAVFLLSAALCEAAVLARVSAELRCQCINTHSTPFHPKFIKELRVIESGPHCENSEIIVKLVNGKEVCLDPKEKWVQKVVQIFLKR is encoded by the exons ATGACTTCCAAACTGGCTGTTGCCTTCTTGGCAGTTTTCCTGCTTTCTGCAGCTCTCTGTGAGG ctgcagttctggcAAGAGTAAGTGCAGAACTTCGATGCCAGTGCATAAATACGCATTCCACACCTTTCCACCCCAAATTTATCAAGGAACTGAGAGTGATTGAGAGTGGACCCCACTGTGAAAATTCAGAAATCAT TGTTAAGCTTGTCAATGGAAAAGAGGTCTGCCTGGACCCCAAGGAAAAGTGGGTGCAGAAGGTTGTACAGATATTTTTGAAGaggtaa